The window TGGCCTGGCTGTAGGCGAACTCCAGCGCGGTCGCCGAGACCAGCACCTCGCCGAAGGTCAGCAGCAGGTAGGGCCAGGTCTGCAACGCCAGCGAGGTCTGCGCGCCGCTGTCGATCTCCAGTTGGATCAGCCCGGCGACGATCCAGGCGATGCCGGCGAATACGATCCCCCAACCCATCCGCCGCAGCGGCGTGGGCTGGTAGCCGAGCCGGCGCAACGCGGGATACAGCACGAAGTTGTTGAACGGGATCAGCAGCATGATCAACAGCGGATTCAGCGCCTGCATCTGCCCTGCTTCCTTGACCAGCCAGCTCGGCCACCACCACGCCTCGTGCGGGATGCTCATCGCCTTGCCCTGGATCACCCAGGTGCTGGCCTTCTGGTCGAACAGCGACCAGAACGGCGTGGTCAGCGCGAACACGATCAGGATGCGCAGCACCGCGCGCACGCCTTCCACCGCCGCATCGGGATGCCGGCCGCGCGCACGCTCCAGCTGCATCGACACGCCGATCCCGCCGAACACGATCAGCGCCCCCAGCGCCAGGCAGGCGGTGATGACGAAATGGAAATCCGCCGGCCAGAACGGCAGGTCGATGCCGAAGCCCGCATGCAGCGCCCAGCAGGCCAGCATCGCCACTGCCAGCAGCGCGCCCGCGCCGGCCACCAGCAACCCTGGCCGGCCCTGCCCCGGTGCCTGCGCCAACAGCGCGGTACGCGCCACGTTGAAGAAGGAATCCGGATCCTCGCCGCGGCTCGGCGGCACCCGCACGTATTTGCCTCGCCCCAGCCAGAAGATGAAGGTGGCCAGGAACATCAGCACGCCGGGAATGCCGAAAGCCACCGCCGGCCCGAAGTTGCGCAGGAACAGCGGCATCAGCAGCGAGGCGAAGAAGCTGCCGAAGTTGATCGTCCAGTAGAAGCCGTCGAAGACGAGCTTCGCCAGGTGCTTGTTGGCGGCGGTGAACTGGTCGCCGCAGAAGCTCACCACCAGTGGCTTGATCCCGCCGCTGCCCAGCGCGATCAGGAACAGGCCGGTGTAGAAGCCGGTGCGGTGATCCTCGAACAGCGCGAGGCACGCATGGCCGGCGCAGTAGACCAGCGAGAACCACAGCACGGTGTTGTACTTGCCGAAGAAGCGGTCGGCCAGCCAGCCGCCCAGCAGCGGGAAGAAGTACACGCCGATCACGAAGCTGTGGAACACGTCCTTGGCGACGCCCTGCCGCTCCGCCTCCGGCACGTAGGCCAGGATCACGCTGCTGACCAGGAACTGCACCAGGATGTTGCGCATCCCGTAGAAGCTGAAGCGCTCGCAGGCTTCGTTGCCGATGATGTAGGGGATCTGCCGGGGCAGGCGTGCGGTCGTGGCGGCCGTCGTCTGGCTCATGCGTGGCTCGTCGCTCGGGATTGCCGAAGCCTAACCGATGCGGGCCTCACGCCCACTCGGTCAGCCCCTCGCGCTCGTACAGCGCCTTGAACGAAGGGCGCGCCTTCAGCCGCTGCGCCAGCGCGGCCAGGTGCGGCCACTCGGTGGCCGGCTTCGGCATGTTGCGCGACCAGCGCATCAGCATGGTCAGGTAGAAATCGGCGACGCTCAGGTTCTCGCCAAGCAACCACGGACCATGCGCGGCCAAGTGGTCGTCGATGCGCCGCCACTGCGCCTCGATCCGCGGCGCGCAGTGCGCGCGCAACGCGTCCGCGTTCGCCTCGCCCGCCGGCTCGCCCGGATACCACCATTGGCGGAACAGCGGCTGCACCATGTTGGCGAGGTTGAACATCCACTGCAGGTAATCGGCGCGGCGCGGATCGTCGATGGCCGGCGCGAAGCCCGCTTCGGGATGGCGATCCGCCAGCAGGAGTGCCAATGCGGCCGCCTCGTACTGCGGCTTGCCGTCGATCACCAGCGTCGGCACCACGCCGTTCGGGTTCAGCGCCAGATAGTCGGCCGATTTCTGGGCCTTGCTGTCGAAATCGACCAGGCGCAGTTCGTGCGGCAGATCGAGTTCGAGCAGCAGCCAGTGCACGAGGAAGCTGGCGGAACCGGGGGCGTAGTAGAGCGTGGAGGACATGGCGGGGATCCATCGGGGGATGCGGCATCTTCGCATGTGGTGGTGCTGGGTTGAGGAGTGAGTGGAGAGGAGTGAGGAGTGAGTAGAGGCAGCGCGGCTCTATGGTTTTCTCGCTCCTCACTCCTCTCCGCTCACTCCTCGGCTCCACACCGGCTACCATCCGGCAATCCACCCGGAGCCGCCCATGCGCCGCAGCCTGCTCGCCCTCGCCCTGTTGACCGCCACCGCTTCCGTCGCGATGGCCGCCAAGCCCAACCTGTCCACGTTCGCCGAACGCAGCGGCTACAAGCAGACAGGCCGCTACGACGAAGTGATCGCGCTGTGCGACGCCTACCAGCAGGCCTGGCCGAAGGCGGTGCGCTGCTTCGACTTCGGCATCACCCCGCAGGGCCGGCCGATGAAGGCAATGGCGGTCTCGACCAGCGGCGCGCTGACGCCGGAAGACGCGCGCGAACGCGACCTGCCGGTGGTGCTGGCGCAGGGCGGCATCCACGCCGGCGAGATCGACGGCAAGGACGCCGGCTTCGGCCTGATCCGCGACATGCTGCAGGGCAAGACCGGCAAGGGCGCGCTGGACAAGGCCGTGCTGCTGTTCGTGCCGGTGTTCAACGTGGACGGTCACGAGAACTTCCGCGCCTGGAACCGCCCCAACCAGCGCGGCCCGGAGGAAATGGGCTTCCGCGTCACCGCCCAGCGCTACAACCTCAACCGCGACTACGTGAAGGCGGACAGCCCGGAAATGCGCGCGATGCTGGCGCTGGTCAACCAGTGGGACCCGCTGGCGACGCTGGACCTGCACGTCACCGACGGCGCCAAGTTCCGCCACGACATCTCCATCACCGGCGAGCCGGTCAATTCCGGCGACGAGGCGCTGCGCGAGGCCGGGCGCGGGCTGAAGGACGGCATCATCGGGAAGCTGAAGCAGCAGGGTTCGCTGCCGGTCGGCTTCTACCCCAGCTTCGTCGAGGACGACGACCCGGCCTCCGGCTTCGTCGAAGGCGTCAACACGCCGCGCTTCTCGCACGGCTACTTCCAGCTGCGCAACCGCATCGGCATCCTGATCGAAACCCACTCTTGGAAGCCCTATCCCGAGCGCGTGCGCGCCACCTACAACGCCGTGCTGGATACGCTGGAGCTGGTGGCGGAGCACGGCGCGCAGTGGCGACAAATGGAACTGGACGCCGACGCCCGCTCCGCCGCGCTGGCCGGCCAGCCGGTGCCGCTGGACTACACCGTCACCGACGCCAAACGCTTCATCGAGTTCCTGGGCTATGCCTACACCCGCACGCCGTCCGACATCTCCGGCGGCACCATGACCCATTACGACGAGCGCACCCCGCAATTGTGGATGCTGCCGCTGCGCGACACCGTCGCGCCCGGCCTCACGGTGGCCGCGCCGAAGGCCGGCTATCTCGTCCCGTCCGAATACGCCGAACAGGTCGGCGCGCAGCTGCGCATCCACGGCATCGACTACCGCGTGCTGGACGCCGCGCTGCCGCAGGCCGCGGTGCAGGCGTTCGACGCCGACAGCGTGAAGTTCTCGCCGACGCCGACGGAAAACCACCAGCGCGTCGCCCTAGCCGGCGCGTGGAAGCCCGCCTCCGCCAGCCTCGGCGCGGGCGCGCTGTTCGTGCCCATCGCCCAGCCGAAGGCGCGGCTGCTGATGACGATCCTGGAGCCGCAGGCGCCCGATTCGATGGCGGCCTGGGGCGCATTCAACAACAGCTTCGAGCGCAAGGAATACATGGAGGGCTACGTGGCCGAGGAGCAGGCGCGGCTGATGCTGGCGCGCGACCCGGCGCTGAAAGCCGAGTTCGAGAAGAAGCTGAAGGACGACCCCGACTTCGCCAAGAGCCCGCGCGCGCGGCTGGACTTCTTCTACCGCCGCCACCCGGCCTGGGACGCGGGCTACAACCGCTATCCGGTGCTGCGTACCGATACGGCGTACTGAGGTGCGGGCACTCGCATCGCTGCTCGCGGCCCTGCTTTGCCTCGCTGGCTGCGGCACCAAAGCGCCCGCCGACGGAAAACACGAGCGGGTGCTGTTCGTCGGCAACAGCCTGACCTACGTCGGCAATCTGCCCGCGGTGTTTGCCGCGATGGCGAACGCGAACGGCCACGCCATCGAAAGCGACATGATCGTGCGCGGCGGCGCGTCGCTGACCGAGCCGCTGAAAGATGGTTCCATCGCGCGGGCGCTGGACGGGCGCCGCTACGCCGCGCTCGTGCTGCAGGAGCGCGGCGGCGATCTGCTCTGCGGGTTCGGCCCGGAGTCCTGCGCGGATTCCAGCGCCTCGCTCAAGGCCATCGCGCGCATGGCGAAGGAGAAAGGCGTCGCCAGCGTCGTGCTGCTGGGCACCTACCAGTCGATGCCGTCCGTCTCGAAGGTCATCGTCGAACGGGAAGGCGCGGCTGCGGACGAAGCGGGCATCGCCTACGTCGAGGTCTCGCAGACGCTGCAACGGCTGGGCGGCGCGCAGCCGGCACTGGTCTGGTTCGATGCCGATGGCATGCATCCGGGCAAGGACCTGACGCTGCTGGAGGCGATGCTGCTGCATCGGCAACTGTTCGGCGCGCTACCGGCCGCGCAAGCGCTTGTCGTCGATGGGCCGATCTATGGCGTCCAGAGCGGCCTGACCGGAACCCTGCGCGCGGCCGATGCGCCCGCGCCCAAGGCGGACACGCCACGGTCCATCGCCTACTCCGCCGATACCACCCGCAGCCTGCTCGACGCGTTGAGCGCTGATCGGTAAGCGCTGCGACTGCCCGCCCGACAAACGCCCGTCAACCTGAGCGCAGCGAAGGATCTGCTTGTAGCGATGAAAGTGGATCCTTCGCTGCGCTCAGGACGACAGTGGATTGCCACGCATATGGGACGGAAGCCGTTCGAGGTTGCCCCGCCTCAACAGTTCTCGTACTTCCAGTTCCGCCGCTTGCCCTCGGCCATCCACTCCACCGCCTGCGCCAGCCGCTTCGCGCGCGTCTCCTCGCGCTTGGCTTCGACGATCCACTCGATGTACTCGCGCTTGCAGCTTGGCGGGAACGCATCGAACGTCGCCTGCGCCGCCTTGTTCTTCTTCAGCGCGGCGGCCAGATCCTGCGGCGTTTCCGGCGGCGGCTTGGGCGCGGACTTGCGCGCCGGCGGCTTCACCCCGTCCTCGTTGAGCTTCATCGCCTTGCGGATATGCGCCAGCAGGGTCTTCTTCGGCGGAAGATCCTTCACCGAAGTCATCTTGCCGTAGCTGCCCATGCCGTCGCGCGGCTCGCCCTCGCCCACCACCAGCGCGTGCTTCCAGAAGCCGAACGAGGCGTGCTGCTTGAACGCCGCCATCCCGCACAGGATGCCGCCGGCGTGCACGAAGGTCGGCATGCCCCATTTGATCGTTTCCTCGACCTCCGGGCAGGCGTCGTGCACCCGTTCGCGCACCTGGGCCAGGATCGGCTGCGCGAACGGCGCGGCGCGTTCGATGTAGGCGTCGATGCGGGGGTCGCGGGCCATGTGGCTTGCCTGTCCGGAAGGTCCGGGCCATTCTGCGCCAACCCTTTGGCTTGAGGCGGTTCCATGCGCCGGAAATCCGGTTCCCGATGGTTTCCCTGGCTGCTATTGGCCATCGTGCTGGCGCTGGGCTGGCAGTACTGGCAGCGATCCGCCGGCCCACCCGCGCCCGCCGTCGGCCCAGGCACGGAGGTGCCGCTGCCGATTCCCGCGCCAGCGTCTTCGCCCGCGCCCGCACCCACCACAACGCCTGCGGCTCCAGTCGAAACGCCAGCTTGGCCGGCCTTCCTGCCGCCGGAAGCGCGCGCCACCGTCGAACTGATCCAGCGCGGCGGCCCGTTCCCGCACCGGCAGGACGGCAGCGTGTTCGGCAACCGCGAAGGCCTGCTGCCGCGCCAGCCGCGCGGCTGGTACCGCGAATACACCGTGGACACGCCGGGGCTGTCGCACCGCGGCGCGCGCCGCATCGTCACCGGCGGCAACCCGCCGCGCGACTGGTACTACAGCGACGACCACTACCGCAGCTTCCGCGCCTTCGAGGCGCCGGGGAATACGCCATGAGCGACGCCGGTTCCGATCTGGTCCTGCACGACCCGCAGCAGGCCGGCGTGTTCTTCGTCGGCGGGGACGACATCGCCACGCTGGAAAACGCCGCGCGCGACGCCGGCTTGCTGGTGCGCCGCATCGACCTGCACGGCTGCGCCGGCAAGGACGCGCTGCTGGAGCGCCTGGCCGACGCCCTGTCCACGCCCGAGGGACAGGGCCGCAACTGGGACGCCCTGAGCGACCAGCTGCGCGACCTGTCCTGGCTGCCGGCGCGCGGCTACGCCCTGCTGCTGCCGCACGCGGCCGAGCTGCGCGACGCCGAGGAAGCCAGCTTCGACACCCTGCTGGACATCCTCGACGAGGCCACGGTCGACTGGCAGGAACGCGACGTGCCGTTCTGGGCGTTCCTGGCGCTGCCCGACGACGAGTTTCCCGACGCGGCATCCCTCAATTAAGCAACGCCCGCCCACGCGTTAGCATGGGCGGATGAACGCACTCATTCTCCGCAACGCCACCCCGGACGACGTTCCCGCGCTGGTGGCCCTCGTCACCTCCGCCTACCGCGGCGACGCCAGCCGCGCCGGCTGGACCACCGAAGCCGACCTGCTGGACGGCAACCGCATCGATCCCGAGGTGCTGCTCGCCGACCTGCAGCGCCCGCACAGCCACGTGGTGCTGGCCGAACGCGGCGGCGAACTGCTGGCCTGCGCGCACGTCGCCGAGGACGGCGGCGCCGGCTATTTCGGCATGTTCGCCGTGCGCCCCGACCTGCAGGGCGGCGGCATCGGCAAGCACCTGCTGGCCGAATGCGAACGCATCGCCGGCGACGAATGGCGGCTGCCGGCGATGCGCATGACCGTCATCGACGTGCGCGACGAGCTGATCGCCTTCTACGAGCGCCGCGGCTACCGCCGCACCGGCGACTTCAAGCCCTTCCCCTACGGCGACGCGCGCTTCGGCCAGCCGAAACGCGACGACCTGCGCTTCGAAGTGCTGGAGAAGCCCCTGCGCGCGGAGACCGCGGCATGAGCGAGGTCTGGACCTTCGTCTGCACCACCGACGAGCTGCTGCCGGGCGAGATGAAAGTGGCGTTCGACGAGGTCACCGGCACGCCGATCGCGGTGTTCAACATGGACGGCGACCTGTACGCGCTGGAAGACCAGTGCAGCCACGAGGACTTCGAACTCTCGGCAGGCCATTTCGATCCGGCCAGCGGCCAGGTGGAATGCGTGCTGCACGGCGCCCGCTTCGACGTGCGCGACGGCCGCGCGCTGTGCGCGCCCGCCTACGAGCCGGTGGCGAAGTTCCCGGTGAAGGTGGAAGACGGCCAGGTGCTGGTGCGCGACGACCGCTGACGCGTTCCGTCTTCGCCGGAACTGCCCGCGCTGCGGGCGCGACATCGACGCCTCGAACGATGGCGTTCGCCTGCCGCGAGCCCCGCTTCACGAGCCGGGCGAGGGCGAAAGCCCGCACGACGTGAAGTTTCCGTTGTAAACGGGAATCGTTCTCACTATTATTCCCGCACCCAGCCTGCAGGCGGCGACGCCGTCCGCGCCAGGCCCCACCCCTTCCTTCCACTCGGGAAAGACCCGGCTACAGACCGGTCAACCCACCTTGGCCCGCATCCCAATGACCCACATCAAATCCCGCAAGCACCCGGCGCGCAGCGCGCACGCCCATCTCGCCACCACCGCCCTGAGCGCCAGCCTGGCGCTGGCCCTGCCGATGATGGCCCACGCCGCCGACGACAACGCCGACGCGGACAAGACCAGGAAGCCGGACGCGACCACGCTGGACAAGGTGGAAGTGCGCGGCCTGCGCAGCTTCGTGGTCTCGCCGAAGTTCACCCAGACCCTGCAGGACACGCCGCAGACCATCGAGGTGATCGGCAAGGAACTGCTGCAGGAACAGGGCGCCACCACCCTGACCGAGGCGCTGCGCAACAGCCCGGGCGTCGGCACCTTCTACGCCGGCGAGAACGGCAACACCAGCACCGGCGACACCCTGTACATGCGCGGCTTCGACACCTCGTCGAGCATCTTCGTGGACGGCGCGCGCGACCTCGGCAGCGTCTCGCGCGATCTGTTCAACATGGAACAGGTGGAAGTGGTGAAGGGCCCGGCCAGCACCGACACCGGCCGTTCCTCGCCCACCGGCGCGATCAACATGGTGACCAAGCAGGCGCAGCTGCGCGAAGCGGTCTCCGGCAGCGTCTCCGCCGGCGTGGACGGCCAGAAGCGCGCCACCGCCGACTGGAACACGAAGCTCAGCGATTCCTCCGCGCTGCGCGTGAACGCGATGTGGCAGGACAGCGACGTGCCCGGCCGCGACCACGTCAACAACAGCCGCTGGGGCATCGCGCCGTCGCTGGGCTTCGGCCTGGACGGCAACACCCGGCTCTGGCTGGACCTGCTGTACGTGAAGCAGGACAACGTGCCGGACGGCTTCGTCCCGACGATCGGCCTGCCGTACTGGACGCCGCAGCCGGGCCTGGAAAACCTGGCCGGCCACCCCGTCGATCCGAGCAATTTCTACGGCACCCGCGACGACCACGAGAACGTGACCGCGCAGATGGCCACGCTGCGCTTCGAACACGATTTCAGCGACACCCTGAAGATCAGCAACACCCTGCGCTGGGGCAAGACCGACCAGGACTACCTGCTGACCGCGTTCATGAGCACCGGCGGCACCAATGCCAACCCGCTGGCCGGCAACATCAAGTGGACCGACAAGAACGACCTGTCCACCTACACGCTGTCGCGCAGCAACCCCACCTTCCGCGACAACCAGAACAAGATCCTGACCAACCAGTTCAACCTGCGCGCGGACTTCGGCACCGGCGCGGTAGACCACTTCCTCAGCGCCGGCGTCGAGCTGACCCGCGAGGAGCAGACGGCCCCCGGCATCACCAGCACCGGCAGCCGTCCGGCCGCCAACCTGTACGACCCGGACTGGAACGATGCCGGCACCTTCGCGTGGAGCCACAACGGCACCCATGCCCACGGCCAGACCGACACCAGCGCGCTGTACGTCTTCGACACCATGAAGTTCGGTGAGCACTTCCTGCTCACCGCCGGCCTGCGCGCCGATCACTACACGACCAAGTACTTCGCCAACGCCATCTGCAATACCGCAGGCACCGGCGCTCCCGGCCGCGGCATCGTGTACTGCGGCACCGCGGCGGTCGGCTCCATCATCACCTCCAGCGACCTGAAGGATTCCGACACCCTGCTGAGCTGGAAGATCGGCGCAGTCTACAAGCCGGTGGAAGCACTCAGCCTGTACGCCAACGCCGCGCTGGCGCAGCAGCCGCCGGGTGGCGCCAACTTCCAGCTGGCCGTCGGTTCCTCCAGCGCCAACGGCGTCGATGCCGATCCGCAGGTCGCCCGCACGCTCGAAGTCGGCACCAAGTGGGCGGCCAACGAATCGCTGACCCTGAACCTGGCGCTGTTCCAGACCACGGTGAGCAACGAGATCAACACCCAGGAAAACCCGGCGACGCAGACCGGCAGGAAGCAGGTCAAGGGCGTGGAAGCCAGCGCGGTCGGCAACATCACCGACAACTGGAACGTCTCGCTGGGCTACCTGCACCAGAGCGCGGAAGTGGACAAGGGTTCGCTGGTGGCCGCCGACGGCACGCCGAACCTGACCTACACGCCGTCCGACTCCTTCACCAGCTGGACGACCTACAAGTTCCCGTTCGGCCTGACCGTGGGCGGCGGCGTGCGCTACATGGGCGGCCTGCACCGCGGCACCGACGGCGCCGCCGGCACGCCGAAGCTCACCAAGCCCTGGACCGTGTACGACGCCGTGATCTCGTACGCCGTCAACGACAACCTCACCCTGCGCCTCAACGGCTACAACCTGTTCGACAAGGCCTACGTCGCGTCGATCAACAAGAGCGGCTACCGTTATACCCCCGGTACCCCGCGCACCTTCCTGCTGAGCGCGGACTTCCGCTTCTGATGCAAGACCGCGCGGCGGAGCCAGCCTCCGCCGCGCTTCCCTCCGGAGCCGCCATGCTGCTGCACATCCCGAACGTCCTGACCCGCGACGAACTTGCGCAAATGCGCGCCAGGCTGGACGCCGCGGACTGGACCGACGGACGCGAAACTGTCGGCACGCTGGGCGCGCAGGTCAAGCGCAACCAGCAGCTGCCGGATGCTTCGCCGGTGCGCGCGGAACTTGCGCGCATCGTGCTGGCGGCGCTGGGCCGCAACCCGCTCTACTTCGCCGCGGCGCTGCCGCTGAAGACGCTGACCCCGCGCTTCAACCGTTACGCCGGCGGCGGCGAATACGGCTTCCACGTCGATGGTGCGGTGATGCGCGCAGGCGGCGAACAGCACCTGCGCTCCGACGTGTCCTGCACGCTGTTCCTGGCCGAGCCGGACGAATACGACGGCGGCGAGCTGATCGTCAGCGACACCTACGGCGAACACGAGGTGAAGCTGCCGGCCGGCGACGCCATCGTCTATCCGTCCAGCAGCCTGCACCGGGTGGCGCCGGTGACGCGCGGCGCGCGCATCGCCTCGTTCTTCTGGGTGCAGAGCATGGTGCGCGACGACGCCAGCCGCCGCCTGCTGTTCGAAATGGACGCATCGATCGAACGCCTGCGCGCCAGCGGCGCGGACGCCGACGCCGTGCTCCAGCTGACCGGCATCTACCACAACCTGCTGCGGCGCTGGGCGGAGACCTGACGGCGTGACCGCGGCCAATCCGCTCCCCGATCTCTCCGCGCGGCAGCGCCGCGGCTACTGGCTGCGCACCCTGCACCAGTGGCACTGGATCAGCGCCGCGGTGTGCCTGGTCGGCATGCTGCTGTTCGCGGTCACCGGCATCACCCTCAACCATGCGGCGAAGATCGAGGCCACGCCCGTCGTCGTGCATGTCAACGACGTCCTGCCGGCGGCGTTGTTGAAAAGGTTGCCCGCGCGCACCGAAGGGAATGCCGAACTGCCCGCCCCGGTCGTCGCCTGGCTGCGCGAGAAGCACGGCATCGTGGCCGATGCACGCGAGGCGGAATGGTCGGAGGACGAAATCTACCTGTCGATGCCCGGTCCCGGCCACGACGCCTGGCTCAGCATCCAGAAGGAGGGCGGCGCGCTGGAATACGAGCGCACCGACCGCGGCACGCTGGCCTTCCTCAACGACCTGCACAAGGGTCGCAACGCCGGCGCGGCCTGGAGCTGGTTCATCGACCTGTTCGCGGTGGCCTGCATCGTGTTCACCGCCACCGGCCTGTTCCTGCT is drawn from Thermomonas brevis and contains these coding sequences:
- a CDS encoding MFS transporter, whose protein sequence is MSQTTAATTARLPRQIPYIIGNEACERFSFYGMRNILVQFLVSSVILAYVPEAERQGVAKDVFHSFVIGVYFFPLLGGWLADRFFGKYNTVLWFSLVYCAGHACLALFEDHRTGFYTGLFLIALGSGGIKPLVVSFCGDQFTAANKHLAKLVFDGFYWTINFGSFFASLLMPLFLRNFGPAVAFGIPGVLMFLATFIFWLGRGKYVRVPPSRGEDPDSFFNVARTALLAQAPGQGRPGLLVAGAGALLAVAMLACWALHAGFGIDLPFWPADFHFVITACLALGALIVFGGIGVSMQLERARGRHPDAAVEGVRAVLRILIVFALTTPFWSLFDQKASTWVIQGKAMSIPHEAWWWPSWLVKEAGQMQALNPLLIMLLIPFNNFVLYPALRRLGYQPTPLRRMGWGIVFAGIAWIVAGLIQLEIDSGAQTSLALQTWPYLLLTFGEVLVSATALEFAYSQATASMKGVIMAFWYLTSTFGSLWVLLTNVAVRNEAVTAHIAGTGWSENAFLMFFFALFAFAAALAFAAYARTYPMQDNYRAA
- a CDS encoding glutathione S-transferase family protein; its protein translation is MSSTLYYAPGSASFLVHWLLLELDLPHELRLVDFDSKAQKSADYLALNPNGVVPTLVIDGKPQYEAAALALLLADRHPEAGFAPAIDDPRRADYLQWMFNLANMVQPLFRQWWYPGEPAGEANADALRAHCAPRIEAQWRRIDDHLAAHGPWLLGENLSVADFYLTMLMRWSRNMPKPATEWPHLAALAQRLKARPSFKALYEREGLTEWA
- a CDS encoding M14 family metallopeptidase codes for the protein MRRSLLALALLTATASVAMAAKPNLSTFAERSGYKQTGRYDEVIALCDAYQQAWPKAVRCFDFGITPQGRPMKAMAVSTSGALTPEDARERDLPVVLAQGGIHAGEIDGKDAGFGLIRDMLQGKTGKGALDKAVLLFVPVFNVDGHENFRAWNRPNQRGPEEMGFRVTAQRYNLNRDYVKADSPEMRAMLALVNQWDPLATLDLHVTDGAKFRHDISITGEPVNSGDEALREAGRGLKDGIIGKLKQQGSLPVGFYPSFVEDDDPASGFVEGVNTPRFSHGYFQLRNRIGILIETHSWKPYPERVRATYNAVLDTLELVAEHGAQWRQMELDADARSAALAGQPVPLDYTVTDAKRFIEFLGYAYTRTPSDISGGTMTHYDERTPQLWMLPLRDTVAPGLTVAAPKAGYLVPSEYAEQVGAQLRIHGIDYRVLDAALPQAAVQAFDADSVKFSPTPTENHQRVALAGAWKPASASLGAGALFVPIAQPKARLLMTILEPQAPDSMAAWGAFNNSFERKEYMEGYVAEEQARLMLARDPALKAEFEKKLKDDPDFAKSPRARLDFFYRRHPAWDAGYNRYPVLRTDTAY
- a CDS encoding YdeI/OmpD-associated family protein; amino-acid sequence: MARDPRIDAYIERAAPFAQPILAQVRERVHDACPEVEETIKWGMPTFVHAGGILCGMAAFKQHASFGFWKHALVVGEGEPRDGMGSYGKMTSVKDLPPKKTLLAHIRKAMKLNEDGVKPPARKSAPKPPPETPQDLAAALKKNKAAQATFDAFPPSCKREYIEWIVEAKREETRAKRLAQAVEWMAEGKRRNWKYENC
- a CDS encoding ribonuclease domain-containing protein; translation: MRRKSGSRWFPWLLLAIVLALGWQYWQRSAGPPAPAVGPGTEVPLPIPAPASSPAPAPTTTPAAPVETPAWPAFLPPEARATVELIQRGGPFPHRQDGSVFGNREGLLPRQPRGWYREYTVDTPGLSHRGARRIVTGGNPPRDWYYSDDHYRSFRAFEAPGNTP
- a CDS encoding barstar family protein; the protein is MSDAGSDLVLHDPQQAGVFFVGGDDIATLENAARDAGLLVRRIDLHGCAGKDALLERLADALSTPEGQGRNWDALSDQLRDLSWLPARGYALLLPHAAELRDAEEASFDTLLDILDEATVDWQERDVPFWAFLALPDDEFPDAASLN
- a CDS encoding GNAT family N-acetyltransferase — translated: MNALILRNATPDDVPALVALVTSAYRGDASRAGWTTEADLLDGNRIDPEVLLADLQRPHSHVVLAERGGELLACAHVAEDGGAGYFGMFAVRPDLQGGGIGKHLLAECERIAGDEWRLPAMRMTVIDVRDELIAFYERRGYRRTGDFKPFPYGDARFGQPKRDDLRFEVLEKPLRAETAA
- a CDS encoding non-heme iron oxygenase ferredoxin subunit, with product MSEVWTFVCTTDELLPGEMKVAFDEVTGTPIAVFNMDGDLYALEDQCSHEDFELSAGHFDPASGQVECVLHGARFDVRDGRALCAPAYEPVAKFPVKVEDGQVLVRDDR
- a CDS encoding catecholate siderophore receptor Fiu, producing MTHIKSRKHPARSAHAHLATTALSASLALALPMMAHAADDNADADKTRKPDATTLDKVEVRGLRSFVVSPKFTQTLQDTPQTIEVIGKELLQEQGATTLTEALRNSPGVGTFYAGENGNTSTGDTLYMRGFDTSSSIFVDGARDLGSVSRDLFNMEQVEVVKGPASTDTGRSSPTGAINMVTKQAQLREAVSGSVSAGVDGQKRATADWNTKLSDSSALRVNAMWQDSDVPGRDHVNNSRWGIAPSLGFGLDGNTRLWLDLLYVKQDNVPDGFVPTIGLPYWTPQPGLENLAGHPVDPSNFYGTRDDHENVTAQMATLRFEHDFSDTLKISNTLRWGKTDQDYLLTAFMSTGGTNANPLAGNIKWTDKNDLSTYTLSRSNPTFRDNQNKILTNQFNLRADFGTGAVDHFLSAGVELTREEQTAPGITSTGSRPAANLYDPDWNDAGTFAWSHNGTHAHGQTDTSALYVFDTMKFGEHFLLTAGLRADHYTTKYFANAICNTAGTGAPGRGIVYCGTAAVGSIITSSDLKDSDTLLSWKIGAVYKPVEALSLYANAALAQQPPGGANFQLAVGSSSANGVDADPQVARTLEVGTKWAANESLTLNLALFQTTVSNEINTQENPATQTGRKQVKGVEASAVGNITDNWNVSLGYLHQSAEVDKGSLVAADGTPNLTYTPSDSFTSWTTYKFPFGLTVGGGVRYMGGLHRGTDGAAGTPKLTKPWTVYDAVISYAVNDNLTLRLNGYNLFDKAYVASINKSGYRYTPGTPRTFLLSADFRF
- a CDS encoding Fe2+-dependent dioxygenase yields the protein MLLHIPNVLTRDELAQMRARLDAADWTDGRETVGTLGAQVKRNQQLPDASPVRAELARIVLAALGRNPLYFAAALPLKTLTPRFNRYAGGGEYGFHVDGAVMRAGGEQHLRSDVSCTLFLAEPDEYDGGELIVSDTYGEHEVKLPAGDAIVYPSSSLHRVAPVTRGARIASFFWVQSMVRDDASRRLLFEMDASIERLRASGADADAVLQLTGIYHNLLRRWAET
- a CDS encoding PepSY-associated TM helix domain-containing protein, which translates into the protein MTAANPLPDLSARQRRGYWLRTLHQWHWISAAVCLVGMLLFAVTGITLNHAAKIEATPVVVHVNDVLPAALLKRLPARTEGNAELPAPVVAWLREKHGIVADAREAEWSEDEIYLSMPGPGHDAWLSIQKEGGALEYERTDRGTLAFLNDLHKGRNAGAAWSWFIDLFAVACIVFTATGLFLLWLHARQRRATWPLVALGLLIPMLLALLFIH